From Oryzias latipes chromosome 18, ASM223467v1:
AGTGGAAATTCATCTCTCACATTCACGATCCTCAATATGTGACGAAAACCACTGTAACCAAAACAAGCAGGCTTCCATTTCCAAAGGAATGTCATGCAAGTGAGTCAGAAGAGAGTGTTACAGTACTGAGCCAGAGATCCTTCCCAACTGATTCTGGAGAAGAGTGTGGACTGACAACGTCAGACAGACCACAAGATAAATCAAGACTAGATTCCTCTCAGTCTGGTACTGTTGAAGATGGTCAGCAAGCCTCAACAGCTGATTCACCCATTTATCAATACATACCTTTACTCTCTGCGCCCCTTCCAGTTCCTCTCAGAACTGTGTCGCCAGAGTGCTTTCCGTCAGATCCAGGACTAGAGACTGATTTAGATGGTTCTGTGCATTTGGAGTGCCGGGACTCGTCACCTGCTTCCATGTCGACCGTAAGCATAAACAGGGCTCTGTCTCCTGACTCACCAGTTCCCCGTTTTGAGTATTATTTACCAGAGTCTGGGTTAGGGTCTACATCAAACTGGTTTTCATCATCGAAGAAAGTTTCTTCAGAGTGTAAATCCGATTTGTTTGCACCCCTGTTTATTGAAAGCAAAACTGCATCCACTGACTCCGGGGATGAAAACAGCTTGCTGTCACCAGACTCACCCATTCCAGATTTTGAACTGGAAGGCCACCTACAAAACCCATCTGTTTCATATGCCTCAGATCTAGACTGGACATCCTCCTCTCTAGCTGTGTGCAGTGAGCAGAGAGCATCATCCCCTGATTCACTGCTTTCCAAAGGTGATTGCGGTGTTGATTCACCAATACCAGATTTCAGTGCAGGGCTTGTTGAATTTGTTTCTATTAATAAGCAACAATCGTCCATATCAGGGATTACAGATGTTGATCATACAAAATCAGACTTCATTTCAGTTGATTCTCAGCAGAGGTCTGAGTCACCAGAATCACGAGTATTTGAGAGCCTACACAAACAACTTGATCATGTTGTCAATAAGGGTCAACCTTTAAAAGTAACAAAAGTACCAGTTTATAAACTAGTTTACGATGCTGAACTTTGGAAACTTATTTCTCAAATACGGGATCCTCACTATGTTGGGGAGACATTTTTCAGTAAAACTGGGGGTTTGAAGTTTGTTGGAACCAGAACTGAGTGTCTCtctaatgattctgatttttcTAAAAGAGAGCCCCCTGCCTTACTGAGGGTAGACACTGCAGATTTAAAGAGTACGGGACTGGAAGACAGAGAGGGAGCCTCTCAGTTAGAGAGCAGACCTCCATCTGCCAAAGAACTTCTGTCAAGAGTGGATTACAGTTCAGTTTGTTTGCAGCCTTTGAAAGGCGTGTACAGAGATTTGGAAATTCCCCAGAGATTCAGAGACCCTGACAACTTTTCTCAGACTAACCCATCTTCACAGGACTTAACTGTGTCGGATGAGAAAACTAAATTATACTTGTTCAGTAATTTCACTGAAAACAGACCTGCATCACCATGCTCAGCTATTTCTCTTGATGAAAATAGCCCAGTAACACCAGACTCACCGTTTCTGGACTTCCAACCAGTTCAGTCAGAATTTATTAGAGATGGCTGTGGATTCGAGTCAGAGCCTGCAGCATTAGATGTTGTAATAAATCAGAGAAGAGATTCACCTGAGTCTGCTTGTTTTGCTGATATAGAATATAGGGATGACTCAGATACATCTGACCTTGATGAGTACCGACCACAATCACCTGACTCTGTTTCATCTTATGGTgcacaagaaaaaaattcacaaaaatccCCTTGTATCATTGGCAGAGAATTTGAACGGTTTCCCTCATTTCTTGGGTTTTGTGCAGGTTTTCCTAAACCAGTTCCATTTGATGTTGACGATGCTTCTTCAGTAAAATTTTCACCCAACAGTGGAAAGTTGTCAAGCACTCTGCATTCTTTGAAACCTGAAATGAAAGACATACCATTGTTGGCTGACTCTGAATCAAAAGGATTAATAAATGAATTCAAAGGTCTGCCATTAGATGCTCCTTTTGCAGAATTTCGTAAGGTGGCAACAGACTCCAAAAGAACGTGTTCGAAAGATCAATTTCCTTCCTCACAGTCAGATTTAAAAGTAGAACAAAAATATATGACATTGTTAAAGAATCATCCCTCTAACATTTCAGACCTTGCAGATTTGCACCTTTCAGATGTGTCTTTGGATCTGCTTTTGGACAACAGAGCTGCTACAAAAGACGAACTCAGAGCTCTTTCCCCTGACTCTCCTGTACCTCAGTTCACAGCAGGTCTACAAGAGTCCTTCTTATCACACTCTGCATCAAGGTCCACTTCAACtgaatctttgttttcaggctCTGAAATGGAATTATCTTTCTTATTGTCGATGGAAGACCGACCCCAATCACCAGATTCCTTACCTTCAAACACTAGATTCAGGAATCTTTCTCCTGATTCTCCAGTCCTCGACTTCAGGCCACATTTGCTACCTGCTGAAAGTGACCTCAGTGGTCACAGGTCATGCTCACCAGAGTTGGATTTTTCAGATTCAGAACATGTTCCTTTGATTTCAGACATATTTATGTTTGAGGACAGAGCAGAATCCTGCCAATCTGGCCTGTCGGGTTTGGAATGTAGAGCTTTGTTCTTGGACTCCCCCATTCCTTACTGCCCCATGCCTTTACATTTTGAAGGACCGGTAAAAGTCCGATCCACATCACCAGAATCTCTGCTTTCTGAAGAAGATTTAGACCATTCCGATTTGTCTTTAGAATGGCTTTTTGACAACAGAGCTTCATCTCCTGATTCAGCTGCTACAAAAGACGAACTCAGAGCTCTTTCCCCTGACTCTCCTGTACCTCAGTTCACAGCAGGTCTACAAGAGTCCTTCTTATCACACTCTGCATCAAGGTCCACTTCAACtgaatctttgttttcaggctCTGAAATGGAATTATCTTTCTTATTGTCGATGGAAGATAGACCCCAATCACCAGATTCCTTACCTTCAAACACTAGATTCAGGAATCTTTCTCCTGATTCTCCAGTCCTCGACTTCAGGCCACATTTGCTACCTGCTGAAAGTGACCTCAGTGGTCACAGGTCATGCTCACCAGAGTTGGATTTTTCAGATTCAGAACATGTTCCTTTGATTTCAGACATATTTATGTTTGAGGACAGAGCAGAATCCTGCCAATCTGGCCTGTCGGGTTTGGAATGTAGAGCTTTGTTCTTGGACTCCCCCATTCCTTACTACCCCATGCCTTTACATTTTGAAGGACCGGTAAAAGTCCGATCCACATCACCAGAATCTCTGCTTTCTGAAGAAGATTTAGACCATTCCGATTTGTCTTTAGAATGGCTTTTTGACAACAGAGCTTCATCTCCTGATTCAGCTGCTACAAAAGACGAACTCAGAGCTCTTTCCCCTGACTCTCCTGTACCTCAGTTCACAGCAGGTCTACAAGAGTCCTTCTTATCACACTCTGCATCAAGGTCCACTTCAACtgaatctttgttttcaggctCTGAAATGGAATTATCTTTCTTATTGTCGATGGAAGACCGACCCCAATCACCAGATTCCTTACCTTCAAACACTAGATTCAGGAATCTTTCTCCTGATTCTCCAGTCCTCGACTTCAGGCCACATTTGCTACCTGCTGAAAGTGACCTCAGTGGTCACAGGTCATGCTCACCAGAGTTGGATTTTTCAGATTCAGAACATGTTCCTTTGATTTCAGACATATTTATGTTTGAGGACAGAGCAGAATCCTGCCAATCTGGCCTGTCGGGTTTGGAATGTAGAGCTTTGTTCTTGGACTCCCCCATTCCTTACTACCCCATGCCTTTACATTTTGAAGGACCGGTAAAAGTCCGATCCACATCACCAGAATCTCTGCTTTCTGAAGAAGATTTAGACCATTCCGATTTGTCTTTAGAATGGCTTTTTGACAACAGAGCTTCATCTCCTGATTCAGCTGCTACAAAAGACGAACTCAGAGCTCTTTCCCCTGACTCTCCTGTACCTCAGTTCACAGCAGGTCTACAAGAGTCCTTCTTATCACACTCTGCATCAAGGTCCACTTCAACtgaatctttgttttcaggctCTGAAATGGAATTATCTTTCTTATTGTCGATGGAAGACCGACCCCAATCACCAGATTCCTTACCTTCAAACACTAGATTCAGGAATCTTTCTCCTGATTCTCCAGTCCTCGACTTCAGGCCACATTTGCTACCTGCTGAAAGTGACCTCAGTGGTCACAGGTCATGCTCACCAGAGTTGGATTTTTCAGATTCAGAACATGTTCCTTTGATTTCAGACATATTTATGTTTGAGGACAGAGCAGAATCCTGCCAATCTGGCCTGTCGGGTTTGGAATGTAGAGCTTTGTTCTTGGACTCCCCCATTCCTTACTACCCCATGCCTTTACATTTTGAAGGACCGGTAAAAGTCCGATCCACATCACCAGAATCTCTGCTTTCTGAAGAAGATTTAGACCATTCCGATTTGTCTTTAGAATGGCTTTTTGACAACAGAGCTTCATCTCCTGATTCAGCTGCTACAAAAGACGAACTCAGAGCTCTTTCCCCTGACTCTCCTGTACCTCAGTTCACAGCAGGTCTACAAGAGTCCTTCTTATCACACTCTGCATCAAGGTCCACTTCAACtgaatctttgttttcaggctCTGAAATGGAATTATCTTTCTTATTGTCGATGGAAGACCGACCCCAATCACCAGATTCCTTACCTTCAAACACTAGATTCAGGAATCTTTCTCCTGATTCTCCAGTCCTCGACTTCAGGCCACATTTGCTACCTGCTGAAAGTGACCTCAGTGGTCACAGGTCATGCTCACCAGAGTTGGATTTTTCAGATTCAGAACATGTTCCTTTGATTTCAGACATATTTATGTTTGAGGACAGAGCAGAATCCTGCCAATCTGGCCTGTCGGGTTTGGAATGTAGAGCTTTGTTCTTGGACTCCCCCATTCCTTACTACCCCATGCCTTTACATTTTGAAGGACCGGTAAAAGTCCGATCCACATCACCAGAATCTCTGCTTTCTGAAGAAGATTTAGACCATTCCGATTTGTCTTTAGAATGGCTTTTTGACAACAGAGCTTCATCTCCTGATTCAGCTGCTACAAAAGACGAACTCAGAGCTCTTTCCCCTGACTCTCCTGTACCTCAGTTCACAGCAGGTCTACAAGAGTTCTTCTTATCACAATCTGCATCAAGGTCCACTTCAACtgaatctttgttttcaggctCTGAAATGGAATTATCTTTCTTATTGTCGATGGAAGATAGACCCCAATCACCAGATTCCTTATCTTCAAACACTAGATTCAAGAATCTTTCTCCTGATTCTCCAGTCCTCGACTTCAGGCTACATATGTTACGTGCTGAAAGTGACCTTTGGTCTCACAGGTCATGCTCACCAGTGGATGCCCTGCTACTCACCGGCCATGCTTCACACGCGTTTACTGAAAGTAGACCTTCTTCTCCTGAGTCTTTCCTTTCAGTCCAACAATACCCTGATTCTCCTTTACCTGACTTTGTGCAACCACTGTTTGGAAACTCCGTAAGTACTTTTGAAAGTTGGTCAGTATCATCTGAGTCAGCATGTTCAGATATTGAATGCACTGTTCTTAGTCTGGCACCAGGCTTTAATGATAGCAGACCCTCATCACCAgactcaggagcagatgcagatAAATACAACACCGTTTTACCTTTCTCACCAATTCCTCGGTTAATAGCAGCAGAGTCTGAACATGATTTTATAAATTTGTGGTATAGATCACCTTCCATTGAATCTCTTGAATCAGATGTTGAGTATTCTTTAAGTAGGTCTTCAATGTCCTTGAAATCTCGTGTTGCTGATAGGCCAGATTCACCTAGATCAGATGGATTGAAAGAGAGAGTAGTCCAAGAAAGACGACTCTCTGTACATTCTATAGCAGAATGCATAACCATGTCACCTGTGACATTAAAGGTACTTGAAAATATCAGGTCAGTATCTCCAGAATCAATTCCGTCTTTAAGCAAAAATACAACCCTATCTCCAGATTCACCGCTGCCAGGGTTTGTCCAGAATGTCTATAAGACTGATTCCCCCGAGAGGTACTATAAAAGTAGTTCCACAGAGTCCACAATACAGCTGTCAGATTGTGATGATTTATCTCAGTCTTTAGTTCCTTACTGTGGAGATCAGAGATCAGTATCACCAGATTGTGATGAACCAGTTGCTGCCAAATCACAGACAAAAGAAACAAGTTATAGCACTGTTATGCCATTACCAAATGATTCTTTCTCAGGTGATGACTCAGCGGCTACTGTCGCAGAGCACTTTCTATCAGGTGATGCTCGGAAGCTGATATCCCAAGTATGTGACCCTCAGTATGCAGGAGAAACCTTCAACAGAAAAACCAGAATTATGCAGATCTATGACAGCAGACTCGAGTTTCAGAGGAATGTTCTACATTATGAACAAAATAACAATGCAAGACGTAAAGAGGACAACACTGCCACAGTCACAGTAACCAGTAGTATACAGATGCCTGAGCCACGTCCACCAATGATTGAAGACAACTTAGACTCAGAAGCAGTTCTTTATAGGCAAGATATACACTCATTGGAAGTTCTTGATCTTAACATGGagattgacaacattttggtggACCCATCAGTAAACACCACTGACCATCTTTGTAGATCTACATCACCTTTCCCCACCACACCAGAATCAGATAcaagtaacaataaaatgaatttggAATCAGGTGATGTTGAATTTCCTTCATCATCTACATCCTCTGCCCTTTCTGAATCTGAAGATTTGAATGAGAGGAAGAGGTCATCGTCACTTCAGTCACTGCTTGAGTATACACCAATGTCATTAGAAATAAGCATCATTCTGGATGAAGAAAGAGGATCATCTCCAAACTCTTTGTCTGAGTTCAACGAGAACAGGTCACTCTCTCCAGACTCTCCTGTCCCTCAGTTTGTACCAGAACTAGTGGAATACTCTTCTATACCTCTGTCATCATCACTAGAATCACTGCGTTCAGATTTAGAAGATGAGCCCTTAGTCACAATGTCAACATTTGCTGAGATTGACAGACCATCTTCCCCTGAATCCATATCATCTGTCATTAAATTCCAAAGACTCCTACCAGACTCACCTGTGCCCACATTCACGTGGGGTTCTTCTTGTTTTATGGATGGAACTTCAAATGACATGTCGTCCTCATCAGTTTCACTGTCATCAGATTCTAAATTCATTGCTTTCCCAACTGATTGCTGGATCAATGATAGTCCAAGACCTCCAAGTCCTGAAAGCGTTGAATCTGAACAAGATCTTGACTTTAGCCATGATAGTTCTGATAAGTTAGTAGGTCTGGTACCCTGTCATGAGAGAAGAGAATATTTTAGCTCTGACTGGCAACATATCAAGGAGTCACAACTGAAAAACTTACCAGAGGACTATTCACTAGCAGAGACCAAAGATCTCTCTAGGATTCAAACCACTAGTTTTGAGGAGGACAGAAAACAAGAGTCATCACCACATAACTGTGTAAAGGAAGAGAGGATCCTAGATGTCAGTCTTGGACAACTGAAGAAAAACCCAGCTTCTCGAATGGTAAGAATGAAAGCATAAATCTTTAGCTATCACTGACTGGATTTGTAAAACTTAACACTTAAAAACAGAATGGTTAAATCCCAGGAAATGTCCTGATAAACTAATACACCAGATGGCTTCTACTATACAATTCATTTGGCATGTGTGTTTTGGACTTAAAACACGATGTGCACCTCTTTGTTTCTGAATGGAACACCTGTTACATACATGTAAAGCTTGCATGTTCCTCCACCTTGAGCATGGGACTCTAAACCTGTGTGATGGTGTTCGAAAAAGGGAATTAGTGTGACACTAATCTAGAAGAATGCTGTAGTCCTTCCTAAAGTGCTCTGATAACTGCCATCAACTCAACACGATTATTTCACTTCCAGGCTACTTCTGGGGAAACAGACTTTCAAACAGAGGATGATTGGCAAAGCGTCCTGTTGTCTGCTAGAACGCCAACACCAGTTCTCTTCCCGCTGGACCACGCTTTGTATTGCACTCACCGAACTGTCACTCCAGTTTTACCAACAAATGTGGGGGCTCTGAGATACCCAGAGTGGGGGCTGTCCCTAGAGGAAGCACAGGCAACTAAGGTTTTTTCACCCGAATCAGCTCAGTCTTTGCTAACATTAgatgaaatatttacagaacATCAAAATCTAGAGGTTTGTGACTGGATTCCAACTTTGGTGGATGAAGTAAGTTCAGTTTCTCCACAGTTTAGAGACTCCAATTTGGCTCAGGTTGATACACGCACTATGAGTCATTGGGAAACTTTTGAAGATTTAGAGTTTTCTCCAGGCTTCAAAATGGAGTTTGAGACGACACTCCCTCAGTTTGAACCCAATCAACCAAGAATCTCTCTGAAGGAACAAAGGAAAAGATCTCAGTCTCCTCAACAATCTGACTCAGACTTGGAGTTCTATGAATGCAGGCAGGATTTCTCTGAACCAGATGAAATGAAGTTGGAGCCCGCCATTGCCTATCATGTCTTTGAACCAGCATCCCCAACACCAAAGAAGAATCCTGATCCCAGCTCTGTGAAATCAAGCTTTCAAGCTATTTCCCAGTTTGAGGGTTACAAAAGCTTCTCTGGCAGTAAACCCATTGATGAACGTCTTTATGGTTCAGAGGGCTCATGGGAGTCTCCCACAGAGGGGGGGCTGCCCCTGTGTGAGGAGCTTCCTTCTAGGGATCAGGCGGGGTtttatgatgatgctgatgaCGACTTCTTTGAAAGGGTAAGCGGTTAAGCATGAGCTTGTTCCTGCTCTGGCTCCTAACTCGCCTTGTTTGCAGTTAAAAATTGAGTCAATCTATTCAAGACAGGAGAAagtaaaaaacactttcttgacAAAACAGTGATGAGTTTTTGATTTTCTGCATGAGCCCTTAAACTTCAAAGGAAAGCCTGGAATATTGGAAGCTTAAAACTAAAGTCTGTAGTGTTGTGGCTGCTGTGTAAGTTCCTCTGTTTCAAAGTACTGACAAGATTTCTAAATATCTCTAGAAGATTTTAACAGCAACGTTTTCTTTACTAAATCTTGAGTCAAGCATGTTGTCATTCCCAGCTGTGAGTGAAATATTCTCTGATTCTTGGAGGATTTTTTAAAGCCTGAGTATCCGGTTGATCCACACTAATCCAAGGGCCAGCCGGATGAAAGACAGACAGTCATCCTCAGTCCAAGAAACCAGaccagaaaaaaggttcagtgcactgtctagtgggtctagatgaccccactcccaatggtaaagtgcctaggatagaccaagggttacatgaacaaaaagacattatctgatagaaaaataaatcagtcatTTCCTCTTTAGGTACTAGAATTTTGCTCGTCTTCTTTTACCAAATGGTCCCTTTTGATTGCAGGATCCCCAAATATTTGACACACTGGCTGTGATTTCAGCATGCGTGTCTTTGTTCTTCTTACTGTTGTGTTCCTTTACTTTGTGTTCTCTTGATCTCACATCACTTT
This genomic window contains:
- the ank2 gene encoding ankyrin-2 isoform X1, which translates into the protein MSADLNAKSIPGVDQFQKMSTVLNSSSAIPDITTCLSHEMELATTVGSIQKPYGSNTQHKESDSIDDMQASAEHLKKKEQLEKRSKSMPEACEDNTASLECLPNADVFLMEARASSPESVSSVNELSLLAPDSPVPHFRPLSPLPPPFIPVMCSPVFLTSESEERPLTPMISNKRPFGQPVSPGSDYSSERSVSPQWLTFDIDNRALSPESVILETTYLPSDDLCGTPETYEIKSSESLESLHSSSQFQTDSPVPQFTQFTSAHFTSCKFRSPQSKHLYFEENTSPGSSFSMKEHQPLLLDSPVPAFSTIILDATHLFSSNGSSSSESGCSELEHSSGSLVSFDPEERVSSPSSGLSAETDLPLFDSKLFDYSPTPENILPVSVEVISESDDEWIRISLNESALLSGSETSCRPMTPQSKELDMDAHQSNHSVVPESGPSDTNHADKYYSLKQMQAKIIVEEPHPKSLELKLETANVKKANLDSLKREDANPERYDNTNESQILTADSYQEPKEHLHCLLKAGKSQENRSSSQKQRIENIKKKGTDRNDKEEIFTKTSDLYSPSLSPSPELVSENLGFLLPISKDMYEGQQLPGKASALELQQQSSPLAHSSAVKADQWKFISHIHDPQYVTKTTVTKTSRLPFPKECHASESEESVTVLSQRSFPTDSGEECGLTTSDRPQDKSRLDSSQSGTVEDGQQASTADSPIYQYIPLLSAPLPVPLRTVSPECFPSDPGLETDLDGSVHLECRDSSPASMSTVSINRALSPDSPVPRFEYYLPESGLGSTSNWFSSSKKVSSECKSDLFAPLFIESKTASTDSGDENSLLSPDSPIPDFELEGHLQNPSVSYASDLDWTSSSLAVCSEQRASSPDSLLSKGDCGVDSPIPDFSAGLVEFVSINKQQSSISGITDVDHTKSDFISVDSQQRSESPESRVFESLHKQLDHVVNKGQPLKVTKVPVYKLVYDAELWKLISQIRDPHYVGETFFSKTGGLKFVGTRTECLSNDSDFSKREPPALLRVDTADLKSTGLEDREGASQLESRPPSAKELLSRVDYSSVCLQPLKGVYRDLEIPQRFRDPDNFSQTNPSSQDLTVSDEKTKLYLFSNFTENRPASPCSAISLDENSPVTPDSPFLDFQPVQSEFIRDGCGFESEPAALDVVINQRRDSPESACFADIEYRDDSDTSDLDEYRPQSPDSVSSYGAQEKNSQKSPCIIGREFERFPSFLGFCAGFPKPVPFDVDDASSVKFSPNSGKLSSTLHSLKPEMKDIPLLADSESKGLINEFKGLPLDAPFAEFRKVATDSKRTCSKDQFPSSQSDLKVEQKYMTLLKNHPSNISDLADLHLSDVSLDLLLDNRAATKDELRALSPDSPVPQFTAGLQESFLSHSASRSTSTESLFSGSEMELSFLLSMEDRPQSPDSLPSNTRFRNLSPDSPVLDFRPHLLPAESDLSGHRSCSPELDFSDSEHVPLISDIFMFEDRAESCQSGLSGLECRALFLDSPIPYCPMPLHFEGPVKVRSTSPESLLSEEDLDHSDLSLEWLFDNRASSPDSAATKDELRALSPDSPVPQFTAGLQESFLSHSASRSTSTESLFSGSEMELSFLLSMEDRPQSPDSLPSNTRFRNLSPDSPVLDFRPHLLPAESDLSGHRSCSPELDFSDSEHVPLISDIFMFEDRAESCQSGLSGLECRALFLDSPIPYYPMPLHFEGPVKVRSTSPESLLSEEDLDHSDLSLEWLFDNRASSPDSAATKDELRALSPDSPVPQFTAGLQESFLSHSASRSTSTESLFSGSEMELSFLLSMEDRPQSPDSLPSNTRFRNLSPDSPVLDFRPHLLPAESDLSGHRSCSPELDFSDSEHVPLISDIFMFEDRAESCQSGLSGLECRALFLDSPIPYYPMPLHFEGPVKVRSTSPESLLSEEDLDHSDLSLEWLFDNRASSPDSAATKDELRALSPDSPVPQFTAGLQESFLSHSASRSTSTESLFSGSEMELSFLLSMEDRPQSPDSLPSNTRFRNLSPDSPVLDFRPHLLPAESDLSGHRSCSPELDFSDSEHVPLISDIFMFEDRAESCQSGLSGLECRALFLDSPIPYYPMPLHFEGPVKVRSTSPESLLSEEDLDHSDLSLEWLFDNRASSPDSAATKDELRALSPDSPVPQFTAGLQESFLSHSASRSTSTESLFSGSEMELSFLLSMEDRPQSPDSLPSNTRFRNLSPDSPVLDFRPHLLPAESDLSGHRSCSPELDFSDSEHVPLISDIFMFEDRAESCQSGLSGLECRALFLDSPIPYYPMPLHFEGPVKVRSTSPESLLSEEDLDHSDLSLEWLFDNRASSPDSAATKDELRALSPDSPVPQFTAGLQEFFLSQSASRSTSTESLFSGSEMELSFLLSMEDRPQSPDSLSSNTRFKNLSPDSPVLDFRLHMLRAESDLWSHRSCSPVDALLLTGHASHAFTESRPSSPESFLSVQQYPDSPLPDFVQPLFGNSVSTFESWSVSSESACSDIECTVLSLAPGFNDSRPSSPDSGADADKYNTVLPFSPIPRLIAAESEHDFINLWYRSPSIESLESDVEYSLSRSSMSLKSRVADRPDSPRSDGLKERVVQERRLSVHSIAECITMSPVTLKVLENIRSVSPESIPSLSKNTTLSPDSPLPGFVQNVYKTDSPERYYKSSSTESTIQLSDCDDLSQSLVPYCGDQRSVSPDCDEPVAAKSQTKETSYSTVMPLPNDSFSGDDSAATVAEHFLSGDARKLISQVCDPQYAGETFNRKTRIMQIYDSRLEFQRNVLHYEQNNNARRKEDNTATVTVTSSIQMPEPRPPMIEDNLDSEAVLYRQDIHSLEVLDLNMEIDNILVDPSVNTTDHLCRSTSPFPTTPESDTSNNKMNLESGDVEFPSSSTSSALSESEDLNERKRSSSLQSLLEYTPMSLEISIILDEERGSSPNSLSEFNENRSLSPDSPVPQFVPELVEYSSIPLSSSLESLRSDLEDEPLVTMSTFAEIDRPSSPESISSVIKFQRLLPDSPVPTFTWGSSCFMDGTSNDMSSSSVSLSSDSKFIAFPTDCWINDSPRPPSPESVESEQDLDFSHDSSDKLVGLVPCHERREYFSSDWQHIKESQLKNLPEDYSLAETKDLSRIQTTSFEEDRKQESSPHNCVKEERILDVSLGQLKKNPASRMATSGETDFQTEDDWQSVLLSARTPTPVLFPLDHALYCTHRTVTPVLPTNVGALRYPEWGLSLEEAQATKVFSPESAQSLLTLDEIFTEHQNLEVCDWIPTLVDEVSSVSPQFRDSNLAQVDTRTMSHWETFEDLEFSPGFKMEFETTLPQFEPNQPRISLKEQRKRSQSPQQSDSDLEFYECRQDFSEPDEMKLEPAIAYHVFEPASPTPKKNPDPSSVKSSFQAISQFEGYKSFSGSKPIDERLYGSEGSWESPTEGGLPLCEELPSRDQAGFYDDADDDFFEREIAEELLSDSSEEEVLTTRVVRRRVIIQGDDLPDIPPQTVTEEKYTDEHGNMVVKKITRKVIRKYVSPDGLETQEVTMEGSQQEALQMEEGDALSRVVKRTVIHSKGEQKELTCGSAKASEFEAEPVQGRKVSKVIKTTVVRGERTEKQSGDPLLSADLPSAREDFQKKPDA